A region of the Amycolatopsis sp. cg13 genome:
ACGTCGACGACGTGCTCGCGCTCCTTGACAAGGCGCTGGAGCGGCCGGACCTCGACGCGTCGCGGACCGGGATCATGGGCGGTTCCTACGGCGGATTCATGACGAGCTGGGTCGCCGCGAAGCACCCGGACCGGTTCCGCGCGGCGTGGAGCGAGCGCGCGGTGAACGCGTGGGATTCCTTCGCCGGCAGCTCCGACATCGGCTACTACTTCACCGAGGGCTACGTCGGCGCCGACTCCGACGAACAGCGGCGCCGCAGCCCGCTCAGCTACGCCGCCGACATCCGGATCCCGTTCGCCGTCGTGCATTCCGAGCAGGACTGGCGCTGTCCGCTGGAGCAGGCGCAGCGGCAGTTCGTGGCGCTGCGCCAGGCCGGCGTCGAGACGGAATTCCTGCTGTTCCCCGGCGAAGGGCACGAGCTGACGCGCTCAGGCAAGCCGCGGCACCGGGTGCAGCGATTCGAGGCGGTGCTGGCCTGGTGGGCCCGGCACCTCAGCTGAGCAGCGTGTAGTTCAGCTCCTCGCACACCCGCCCGAGCGGCACGTCGAGCCCCGGATGGTCCAGCGGAAGCAGGACGTCCGGGGCGATCGGCAGCGCCGCGCCCGCGGGCGGGTCCCACAGGCACACCGAGGGCTTGCCCGCGTCCATCGACGAGCGGTACCAGAGCCCGTCGAGGTCCGGCATCGCGCCGCGGATCGCCCGCGCCCACGCCTGGGTGATCTTCTTCGGACCGCTGGAAATCTCCTGCGACGCGCCGACCCGGGTCGGCCACAGGCCGGTGAGGTCGAGCAGCCGCAGCACCCGTGTCGGGCGCACCACGACCAGCCGGGGGCCGCGCGTCGTGCGGTCCACCGTCGAGGTCGTCTGGAACACCTCGGCGACGCTCGTGCGCACGGTCAGGCCGAAATACAGCACGCCGTTGCCCGGGTCGGTGACCGGACGGCCGCCGCGGCCGGGCGGCTGCTGGTCGAACCGGCCGTGCGGGAGCGGGCCGGTGTAGCGGAAAGTGTTCCACTGCTGCGGGTGATTGCCGTGCGCGGTGAAGATGCGGACCAGCCGGGTCTCGGGCTGCACCGAAACCACGTCGTGGCTGCGGTCCAGCCCATTGACCAGGGCCGAGCGCGCCGGAGGCGAGGGGAGCCGGGCCATGCGGGGGAGGTTGTCCGTCCTGTGTCGGGGCAGGGGGCGGGCCGGCGCACGGCGGGCGGATCGGTGCGCGGGCGAAGAAGGTCAGCGAGTCAGAAGGGCGAGCCGAGCGTGGCGACCAGCCGGGCCACCTGCTCGGGGTCGCCGCCGGCGAGCAGCCACTGCCGCGGCGTCGCGGGCCGGTCGCTGATCACCAGGTCGGCCTGCGGGGTGTTCATGAACGCGGCGACGACCAGCGCGGGCTGGTCTTCGGGGACGGCGCGCAGCACGGTTTCGAGGCCGGGAAGCACGCCCGCGCCGTTGAACTGCCACGCGGGCAGCCGCCATCCCTGGTCCTTCCAGCCGGTGAGCCTGCCTTCCTTGAGGCGGTGCCGGATCCGGCTGTCGTCGACGTTCAGCATCTCGGCGGCCTGGCCGACCGACAGCGCGGAATCGGCGAGCACGGCGTGCGCGGCGACGGTGCGTGCGCGGAAGTCCGGCTCGCCCTCGTCCCGCGGGCTCAGGTCGAGGCCGGCGTCGGTGAGCGCGGCCTGCTGATCGGGGGAGAAGTAGTGCGAGGGGTCGGGATTGGGCGGCGACAGCCTGCGGGCCGCGTCCTCCACGAGCGTGAGGAACTCGTTCGCGTCGGCCTTGAGGCCGGCTCTGGCGAGAACGTTCTCCAGCGCTATCGACATACGCTCAGCCTAGCGCGTGTGTGCGGGTTCGTGCGGTTTCTGGCCTTTTTGTGGGTGAATTCACCAAAGATCGCCACGCATCGCACAGAAGTAAACACGATGCGTAGGCGATGTCGGGACAGTCTGCCCCGCACCGGGTGGCTTGTCCAGGCTTTCGAGTGCTTGACACTCCCGGACCGCGGATTTACGTTGCGAACGAGTAATCGGTTTCCCGCCCTCGGGTGCGGCCCGTGCTCCGCCGTCCGCGGCGGAAGCTGGGGGGACAGGGGGTGGGGCGTGCCTGGCGGCTCGGCGGATCTCCGCCGGGCCGCCAGGCACGTCGTTTCCCTCGGATTCCGTTTTTCGCCCCGGGCGTGCTCGGCGGATTTCGCCGCGTGGTTCTCGCGCGGCCGGTCAGCGGTGGGAGCTTTGCCGGTCGATCAGCTGCGCGTCCAGAGTGGTGGTGACGGGTTCGCGGGTGCTGTCGGCGATGCGGGCGAGCAGCAGCTGCGCGGCGACCCGGCCGATTTCGTACGCGGGTTGTGCCACGACTGTCAGCGGCGGGTCGATCAGCGTGGTCCACGGGGCGTCGTCGAACGAGACGATGCCGATGTCGCGACCGGCTCGCAGGCTCCGCTCCGCGAGCGCCTCCAGGACTCCGATCGCCATCGTGCTGTTGGCGACCAGCAGCGCGTCCGGCGGCGTCGGCTGGTCCAGCAGGTCCCCGGCGGCGCGGCGGGCGCCTTCCGCGCGGTATTCGGCACGGCGGTAGACGGCGTTCTCCTCGCCGACCGCGTCGAAGTAGCCGGCCAGCCGGTCGTCGGCGGTGCGCACGCCCGACGGGCCGGTCAGGCACGCCACCTGGCGGTAGCCGTTCGCGACGAGGTGCCTGGTCGCCTGCCGGGCGGCGCGGCGGGTGTCGACGAGCACCTGGTCGCCGTCAGTGCCGGGCAGCGGCCGGTCGACCGCGACCACCGGCGTGCCGAGCCGGCGCAGGCGGGTGACGTTCGTGGTCGGGCCGGTGGGGGAGAGCAGCACTCCCGCGACGCGTTCCTGCAGCGCGACGTCGAGATACCGGCGCTCCTTGTCCTCGTTCTCGTCGGAATTGCAGAGCACCACCGAATACCCCGACACCTGCGCGAGATCCTCGACTCCGCGCGCGATCGAGGTGAAGAACGGGTTCTCGACGTCGGAGATGATCAGCGCGAGCACCGCGGTTTCCTGGCGGCGCAGGTTTCTCGCCAGTCCGTTCGGGTGATAGCCGAGTTCCTCGGCGGCCTCGAGCACCCGGGCGGCCAGCTCCGGGTCCACTGTGGACTTGCCGTTCAGGGTCCGCGACACCGTGGCGGTCGAGACGCCTGCCCTGGCGGCGACGTCGCTGATCGTGGCCACCGAGCCTCCTCGTCCTGGCTTTCTTGACACCCCGGTGAGCGCAGAATACCTTGCCGGTAATCGTTTACCGTCCGCTTGCCGGGGGTGCTGTGATGCGACCGGGCCCGTTGCTCGGCATCGACATCGGCACGTCCAGTTCGAAAGGCGTCCTCGTGGGTGCGGACGGCACTGTACTGGCGCGCGCCGCCCGCCCGCACAGCACCTCCCGCCCGCGGC
Encoded here:
- a CDS encoding LacI family DNA-binding transcriptional regulator, which codes for MATISDVAARAGVSTATVSRTLNGKSTVDPELAARVLEAAEELGYHPNGLARNLRRQETAVLALIISDVENPFFTSIARGVEDLAQVSGYSVVLCNSDENEDKERRYLDVALQERVAGVLLSPTGPTTNVTRLRRLGTPVVAVDRPLPGTDGDQVLVDTRRAARQATRHLVANGYRQVACLTGPSGVRTADDRLAGYFDAVGEENAVYRRAEYRAEGARRAAGDLLDQPTPPDALLVANSTMAIGVLEALAERSLRAGRDIGIVSFDDAPWTTLIDPPLTVVAQPAYEIGRVAAQLLLARIADSTREPVTTTLDAQLIDRQSSHR
- a CDS encoding DNA-binding protein gives rise to the protein MSIALENVLARAGLKADANEFLTLVEDAARRLSPPNPDPSHYFSPDQQAALTDAGLDLSPRDEGEPDFRARTVAAHAVLADSALSVGQAAEMLNVDDSRIRHRLKEGRLTGWKDQGWRLPAWQFNGAGVLPGLETVLRAVPEDQPALVVAAFMNTPQADLVISDRPATPRQWLLAGGDPEQVARLVATLGSPF
- a CDS encoding RES family NAD+ phosphorylase: MARLPSPPARSALVNGLDRSHDVVSVQPETRLVRIFTAHGNHPQQWNTFRYTGPLPHGRFDQQPPGRGGRPVTDPGNGVLYFGLTVRTSVAEVFQTTSTVDRTTRGPRLVVVRPTRVLRLLDLTGLWPTRVGASQEISSGPKKITQAWARAIRGAMPDLDGLWYRSSMDAGKPSVCLWDPPAGAALPIAPDVLLPLDHPGLDVPLGRVCEELNYTLLS